A section of the Carassius carassius chromosome 17, fCarCar2.1, whole genome shotgun sequence genome encodes:
- the LOC132160778 gene encoding protein FAM83C-like, producing MISSEVLRPTPNPARKALGKLATRVEEVKNPWRQGSTLEFSHNETARLATDALLEHGEKEYKKVLQDEREVNFLSSLEIRYIADNVAKSGFEDSSTNGVDMEEGDTVSELTSGTYFPMMSDEEPPMLELGWPEASSRFGPTEAQIHFQRDKSKNVKDLIRSLISKAKKVIAVVMDIFTDVDLFCDLMEASNKRRVPVYILLDEKNLSYFLNMCSEMDVQNSHLSNMRIRSVCGDTYCTKSGKKFTGQVQEKFMIIDCEEVIAGSYSFTWLSGMVHSNMIMHFSGRVTDCFDREFRCMYADSQIIDSFYNPDEEGLPSYSYHLPVPNFGLGVLAEYGSRERVFSEHSSSQSSGSVSSIKAAPPGMKPIKVVTDKKKPENSQKPPDRKGVTSPVLQKPSGTHIRRSSLNSSQAVEGTSLGQSAGVEWSKIEATDYLCSNIPGQTSKIQTSGFYSSPKPTSPTQLSPTDNKTSSKYRLPTPFISKFTDLFSSKEKDSHLFQKMPTHSSPFGGPDLSQNEPESKQGPPPPGPMPTDRMGPEKGIHRRDVKRMTLGHSKLDLVNQYNKLNQSKQVYSRFELKNNIPH from the exons ATGATCAGTTCAGAGGTTTTGCGTCCGACGCCGAACCCTGCGCGTAAAGCGCTCGGAAAGCTCGCGACCAGAGTGGAGGAAGTGAAGAACCCCTGGAGACAAGGATCAACGCTCGAGTTCAGCCACAACGAAACCGCTCGGCTCGCCACCGACGCGCTCCTGGAGCACGGAGAGAAGGAGTACAAAAAGGTCTTGCAAGACGAAAGAGAAGTGAACTTTCTTTCCTCGCTGGAAATACGCTACATCGCCGATAATGTGGCCAAAAGTGGCTTTGAGGATAGCAGTACTAATGGAGTGGACATGGAGGAAGGGGACACGGTGTCCGAGCTCACATCAGGGACTTATTTCCCCATGATGTCCGACGAGGAGCCACCAATGTTGGAGCTGGGCTGGCCAGAGGCTTCCAGCCGATTTGGACCCACAGAAGCGCAGATACACTTCCAGAGAGACAAGTCGAAAAATGTCAAAGATCTCATTCGATCTCTTATAAGTAAAGCCAAGAAG GTTATCGCTGTAGTCATGGATATTTTTACAGATGTCGACTTGTTCTGTGATCTGATGGAGGCCTCCAACAAGCGCCGGGTTCCAGTGTATATTTTACTTGACGAGAAGAATCTCAGCTATTTTTTGAACATGTGCTCAGAAATGGACGTCCAGAATTCACACTTGAGT AATATGCGGATAAGAAGTGTGTGTGGAGACACATATTGCACCAAAAGTGGGAAAAAATTCACAGGTCAGGTTCAAGAAAAATTCATGATCATTGACTGTGAGGAAGTCATAGCTGGATCATATAG TTTTACATGGCTCTCTGGCATGGTTCACAGCAACATGATCATGCACTTCTCTGGCCGCGTCACGGACTGCTTTGATCGCGAGTTCCGCTGCATGTATGCTGATTCCCAAATAATAGACAGTTTCTACAATCCAGATGAAGAAGGGCTGCCCAGTTACTCTTACCACTTGCCAGTACCAAACTTTGGCTTGGGTGTTCTTGCAGAATACGGGAGCAGGGAGCGAGTGTTTTCGGAGCACTCCAGTAGCCAATCCAGTGGCAGCGTTTCCAGCATCAAAGCAGCTCCTCCAGGCATGAAACCTATTAAAGTAGTGACAGACAAGAAGAAGCCTGAAAACTCTCAAAAGCCTCCTGACAGGAAGGGCGTCACGAGTCCAGTGCTTCAGAAGCCCTCAGGAACTCACATCAGAAGAAGTTCTCTGAATAGTAGTCAGGCCGTCGAGGGAACTTCTTTAGGTCAATCCGCTGGTGTGGAATGGTCCAAAATAGAAGCAACAGATTACCTATGCTCAAACATTCCCGGACAGACATCCAAAATCCAGACTTCAGGTTTCTATAGTTCTCCAAAACCTACATCACCAACTCAACTGTCTCCAACCGACAACAAGACCTCCTCCAAATATCGACTTCCCACCCCGTTCATTAGTAAGTTCACCGATTTGTTCAGCTCAAAAGAAAAGGACTCCCACTTGTTCCAGAAGATGCCTACTCATTCCTCTCCGTTTGGCGGGCCAGATCTTTCTCAGAATGAACCGGAGAGTAAGCAAGGTCCTCCTCCACCAGGACCAATGCCAACAGACAGGATGGGCCCGGAGAAAGGGATACATCGGCGGGACGTGAAACGCATGACGTTGGGTCACAGCAAATTGGACCTTGTGAACCAGTACAACAAGTTAAACCAATCCAAACAGGTATACAGTCGCTTTGAGCTAAAGAACAACATACCTCATTAA